In a single window of the Acipenser ruthenus chromosome 8, fAciRut3.2 maternal haplotype, whole genome shotgun sequence genome:
- the LOC117407031 gene encoding neuromedin-S-like, which produces MWNNGSSWRAQSTSMNNNKAPSMRSLYQVYVLFAIYCLYTIPSSGYPLPYTAYSDNLPSSERLALCYSQQTSHTNQPEEHIQDVYKRFLFHYAKNKDIRVPQGSGSLSLHPLMHMARKLTGRRTKRFYDASSFPKNLEKFLSVKTNLPSIYHP; this is translated from the exons ATGTGGAACAACGGCTCGAGCTGGAGAGCACAAAGCACAAGTatgaacaacaacaaagcacCGAGTATGAGAAGTCTGTATCAGGTGTATGTTCTCTTTGCCATTTACTGCCTGTATACAATACCAAGTTCAG GTTATCCGCTGCCTTACACAGCCTATTCAGACAACCTGCCTTCAAGCGAG agatTGGCTTTATGTTACAGTCAGCAGACTTCTCATACAAATCAGCCAGAG GAACATATTCAAGATGTGTATAAAAGG ttcTTGTTTCATTATGCTAAGAATAAAGATATACGTGTACCACAGGGTTCTGGG TCTTTATCCTTACACCCCTTAATGCATATGGCACGAAAGCTAACAGGGAGGAGGACGAAAAGGTTCTATGAtgca tcttcttTTCCAAAGAATTTGGAGAAGTTCCTGAGTGTGAAGACCAACCTGCCGTCAATATACCATCCCTAA